The window TGCCTATGTATTTGACCTTGTATGGTTTAGGGCGTTTTGTGCTCGAGTTCTTCAGAGGTGATCACAATCCGAGCCATTTCGGCGGGCACCTGAGCGACCAGCAGGTGTTCTCCCTCTTATTAGCGGTAGTAGGCACCGTTCTCTTTTTCTACCTCAGGCGCAAGGCATACCATTCAAGAGACAACAACTGCGACAAAGCGTAGCAGTCGCCACCGTCCGCCTTCGCATGTCCGTAAGAGCCACAATCAGCCAGAGGCTATTGCGTGAAACACAGGAGAAAATCCGCAAGAGTGCTTCCCCACATATTGCCATGGATTGAGCCATAATCCACTGTGAACAGGTAGTTTACGGGCATGTTCCACATGAAACGCTTGACTTTCCGATGCGTTTCGTCTATGTTCTGGGTGGGAGAAGTTCTATGATGCGCCCTACCAAGCTGAGCCAACATGTCTTTCTTGAATTGCCCCCTGTTCTTTCGCACTACCTCGAGGGGGCGCGAAATGTCTGGCTTGAATCGGAACCCAAGGAAGGCCGCCTCACCTTTCTGAATCGAATCGGCTTCTTCATGGATTTTGAGGCAGCAGCCGTCGAACGCCGCCATCTGCTCGAGTTTCTGGGATGGCAGCGCGCCCGCGCCTTGTGTTTTCGGATTGGATTCGAACAAGGGCGCCGGGACGCCGCGCGCCATCTGAACGTGTTTCAGCAGAACGTGCGGTTGGCGCTTCAGGCAGGTCCCGTCTTTGGTCAGCTGCAGGGACGGTACGCGGCAGACCCGATCCGGTTCGAGTATGACTTGGACAGCCGAACGCTTTACCGCGAAATCGCCTTCAATGAGGGTCTGGAAGGCAAGGCCCATAAACTCGTTGCGGGTTCATTGGGTGAGTGTGGATGTTGGAATACCACGGGTTACCTGTCAGGCCATGTCAGTGAGATCATTGGCCGGCGGGTGCTGTGTCTCGAAGTCGAGTGCATGGGGAAAGGCGATGCGCGCTGCCGCGTCGTAGGCCGCTTCGAACCGGAATGGGGCCCCGAAGCCGATTGGATTCGCGAGGCAATGAAAACTGGGGCATTTCATGAGGAAGTTGCGCAGGCGGAACTGAGAACCGCCCAAGTGCAAAAGAAGGCACGGCAAGTTCAGTTGAAACTCAACGCGCTCACTGGACGATTGCGGGGCGAACTGCTTCTCAACGAGGTTGTTGCACAATCCGATGCAATGAAAGTGGTTATGGCGCGCGCAGAGCAAGTGGCTGCTTCCGAAATACCGGTGCTGCTTGTGGGAGAAAGCGGCGTCGGCCGCAAAACGCTGGCCCGAGCC of the Candidatus Hydrogenedentota bacterium genome contains:
- a CDS encoding sigma 54-interacting transcriptional regulator, yielding MMRPTKLSQHVFLELPPVLSHYLEGARNVWLESEPKEGRLTFLNRIGFFMDFEAAAVERRHLLEFLGWQRARALCFRIGFEQGRRDAARHLNVFQQNVRLALQAGPVFGQLQGRYAADPIRFEYDLDSRTLYREIAFNEGLEGKAHKLVAGSLGECGCWNTTGYLSGHVSEIIGRRVLCLEVECMGKGDARCRVVGRFEPEWGPEADWIREAMKTGAFHEEVAQAELRTAQVQKKARQVQLKLNALTGRLRGELLLNEVVAQSDAMKVVMARAEQVAASEIPVLLVGESGVGRKTLARAIHFAGGRKAGPFEVLDTTGLDSRLILQELAGFAAGAFPGAVRSHAGAIRRAHRGTLYVQGLDSLDQEAQRVLYQVLEKSTVSPMGDSAEEPVSVRLIAATSEEPHDMLSGGRLREDLYYALSVARIDVPTLREREDDVLRMAEAFLREFSELYEREGLVLSKECHQVLRECAWPGNVRQLRNIIEQAVIFAQGDTLTLADLPEEVVLSRAKRGQEELSEDVIRAALRKTKDNRSAAADLLGIGRTTLWRAMRRMNIE